The nucleotide window ATTCGAACAAGGAAGGGTTTTACCGGGCCCCTGCTCTGATTCAGTTTTCTCTTAAGTCTTGCTGGGAAGGTTCAATTTGGCATTTCCTTAAGAAAGCTGTAGAGTCAGGCGTGGTGAAGgaagcctttaaacccagcactcaggaggcagaggcaggaggatctcttgagtttgaggccagcctggtctagaataGCAAGTTCCAGAGAGCCAGCGTTACACAGTGAgagcctctctcaaaaaacaaggaaaagcgGCAGAGATGTTGAGGTTTAATCCAAATCAATCATGGTGACTCTCAGGTACATTTAGTTTCCTGCTCAGCTGtgactgtaaatattttttttttgtttttttaagacaaggtttctctgtcactttgtAGCCTGtgctggagcttgctctgtagaccaggctggcctcgaactcacagatccgcctgtctctgtctcccaaatgctgggattgaaggcgtgcgctaccactgcccaacgtattgttttttttaaattagttttttttttttcgagacagagtttctctgtagcttttggagtctgtcctggaactagctcttgtagaccaggctggctacaaaCTCGCAacacccgcctgcctctgcctctgaagtgctgggattaaaggcgtgtgcgacCACCACCGAGCAACTCTAAGGATTTTGGCGCAACTCTAAGGATTTTGGCTGAGAAACTCGGGTATGAGAAACTTCTCAGCCTGCAGAGCATAGCGAACACCCATGAAGGAAGCCTCCTCACACTGTGATAGGAATTTAACTCAGACTACCATGTTAAGTAAATGACTGAATATTgtaattattttccttgttttctttaccCAATGAGTAGATTGCCACTGTTAGTCATGTTTTGTATTTTCACCTCTTTGTAACTTAACTGTAAtggcttaattttatttttttaaagcttactGTGGTATAATAAGTATTTTCCAGTTTATTTTACTGAGCTGCTAGTGCATCTCAGTGGAGTTTCATGTCGTTATTGAACAGAAACCTAAATAAACGTCAGATATCGACGCACTGAAACACTGCATGTATTAATACCATGCTTAAATGAACTAAAATTGGTGCCTGTTCAGCCTGAgtgaaaagttttaaattttcaccATCTTCACCACTGATTCATATAGATGGAGAATCCCTACTCTAGAGCCCAAAGCAGCTTTGTAATAGTAGGAACTCAAGTGAGAGATGATACAATGCTcacaagtttaaaaatattacataaattGTTGTGCCTCATCCATGTATTTGAAACAAATGAATTTGACGTTTAGTCTGGGAGCCCATTCCCCAAGTTATCTCGTATGTATTCAAATATTACAGACTCTGAAGGAATTCTGATTCCAAGGAATTTGGAAAACAATACTCAGTTTTTAATATGTGTAGTAACTAGAAATGTAAATCGCTAGGCTCTGTGATCATTGGGCTTCCTGTATTCAGGCCCAACGTCTCCATTCTCGTCCCCTCCCTGCCAGGCTGGCCATTTTGTAGTCAAGGTCTCAGCAGGCTGGTGGATGGGACATTTTGCTGGTGCAGTGGTATCTCTTGGTCCGTCTCTGATTGGAATGCTCCTTCAGGCTGCTTCTGTCAGAGGACAAAGCTTAAGGCTGAGAGCCTCTTGGCTCTCACTTTGAGAGTTGCCACCACAAACCCATGCTGGTCATCCTTCCCTTTGACAGAGGGGAGCAGCACAATACTAGAGTGGGTAGAGCAAAAAGCTTCAGGGCAGAACTGGACCAACCTACTCCAATAGCCAACACCCTCAGGGGTTCTGAGTGTTTGACCCTTGCTAAGTGTTGGGTGTGTGGAAGCATGGGAGCATTCTTCATCTTGAGACATCAGGGCTGTGCAGCCCACACTAGGCCTTAGCAGGGTACAGAGGAGAACTCTATTTGCAGCAGGCATCAGAAACAAAGCGCTTTTGAATATATGCACAAGGAAGTACAGCAGAAGGACACCATGAGAAAGAAGTTGGGGAGGTGCCGTTCTCTGGCTTAGCTCTGAATGGGCtacttcatcttcttcttctgttgTGCCTGGACTTTTGAACCAAGAGCCTGCAGATCTGAGTACAAGTTCCTCTTCAGGATGGCACTGCTACACAGCAAGGCCCCTTGTAGGGCCCCTACCAGCCCACACGTGAAGATATCTTGGCCTAGAAATCAAAAGCAGTGGCCCATGAATGTCTACCCACATGAGGATGGGCAAGCAACGGTTCTTGTGTTCATGCCTCCATTTCAGGGCCACCAAAAGAAAGACAGCTTCAGATAGACCTCAGGACTGTAGTTAGCCAAGGTAGCCCAGCTCCTAATATGGGAGCTGATGGGAACAGCGGGGTCTGAGGATGGGAATAAAAGATTGTGTTAGGGAAGCCCAGATTCTGGCAAAGTGAAGGTATGTACCTGTCAGGTAGAGGTTGGGGATGGGGGTTTGGGCTCTTAGGGAAGCCATCGTATAAGGATGCAGACGAGCCAGGTCATGGTCGGCCCCATAGGGAGCACCTCGGGGAGCAGCCAGATAGTACTGGTTGGTCAGTGGGGATCCCCCAATCACACTGTCCACCTGAGGAGGCAAAAGGGCAGGGCAAAGGTGAACAAGGGAATCTGCAAGGACCTGACCCTTCCTCGCGACTGTTACCTCAGGCTTTACCCCTGATCCCAGGAAAGACAATCAAGGCGTGTGTCATCATCTCCAGCATTGTGAACATCAGCCCCTACCTTGCCCTCCAGCTGTGGGAAAAGTTTCATGACCACGGACATAGAAGCTTCCATGAAGGCGTTTTTGAGGGTCTCATAGTCAGAACCCCGCTTGCCCTTTGGCTCCTCCTGCCACTCCTCAAACCACTCGAAGGCCGTGGGCACCAGCACCGTCATTGAGGATCGATCTGCAGGTATAAGGCCACGTTCCTGCTGCATTGCTCCACCTTGACCCACATCCAGCTCCCATGGACCTGGAACCCTACCTGGAAATCGGTCCTCCCAGGTTGGGTCCTTGGTTGATGGGAAGGCAATGAAAAGAAGGGGAATGTGTTCTGGAGCCTTTTCCTTGGGCATAGAGACGTAGCGTTCCATCCTGTAAATGAGGTGCGTGTGACTGCCAATCTCTAGGCCATTTTCCTCTGAAGCCACCAACAGCACCCAGAAGATGGTTCACTTCCAGAAACTCCCCACAGGGTGAAACAGACACAGCTTTGGTATAAAAAGCCTTTCTGGAAGTACACTGGGGACCGCGCACCTGCTCCCTCAACAGACATCCTCCTGCGATTCTTAGAACCCTGTCAAGGGTGGAAGCGTGGTCCTGAGGGTTGAGGTCCAGAGCCATCAGTCTTCCCACCCCTCCCATCTTACGCTTTATCCATGTCCGTGTCGAAATAAACATAGTAGTTGGTGGACTGAAGCTTCAGGTCCTCCTTGGTTCCTCTCAGGCAGATGAAAACTGAGAGCATGCTCATGCCAGGCCTTATCATCGCCAGCTGCTTCTTCACATCTGTAGAGGGAGCCAGTGAGCACTGCATTGCAGGAGCTGTGACCAGACAGCTCCTCCTGCCAGGACAGCCTCAGGATACTCCCTTTCTGACCTGCAGCTTGCTGCTCAGCTGCCAGCATCCACAGATACATAACCATTTTTACAGCTCTTTCTACGGGATCCTGGCAGGGACCTGCTCTTCCTGGCTGTGACTATCAGCCTCAgattctttcctcctctaccagctctgctccatgcaccatTGGTCATAGGTGCCGGCTCCTACACTGCTAATTCACAGCACCTCTGGACGATCAGACTGTCTCAGTCGTCCCCCTAAGAAACTGTAGGTGCACACAGACAAGTGTGTCCGGATGTGCGGGGAGGAGTCAGAAGACAAATTGgttgtcttctttttcttgggGATCTAACTCAGATCACCAGActtagcagcaagtactttttggttgttgttgttttaccctTTGAGTCATCTCTATTGCCCTTGttgtttgttgaggcagggtctcacatagccaaggatgactctgaatttttcatcttcctgcctccacttacCTGGTGCAGGTTTACTGCTTGCCTGTTtgtgaggatcaaacccagggcttgatgcatactaggcaagcacactAATCAGCTGACTTTCAcccccatctctcttccttccttcgaGAGTCCTTTTCTATTAGAGTCCCAGTTTATCAGGCAGGGGAAGGCAAATGTACAGGCTTTGGATTCTCAGCCTGAAGTCCACAGCCTACACATTGACAACAGACATAATAACATGGGCCTGAGAGCAGCTCCGCCATTGCCTCTGTGAAGTGTCCTTCACCTGTGCGGTCCTGGGTTCCCCAAATGTAAATGTGATGGTGCTGGTAGCAGAGGGGAGATCGACAGCCAGAGGGGTGCCCAACAAGAAGACGAGTGTCACCCAGGCTGGGTTATAAGCTCCACAGTAGAATGCCAGTTCAGAGGACCAGCCTTTTACCTGGCAGACAGCGGACACTCTCTGGCACTAAGTGCTGGTAGGTAttgaacactcctgcattggAGATGACGACGGGGCAATAGATGTTCACCAGCTCGTGTCCCTTCTTGACACTGACACCTGTAGACACGAGAATATAGCTGAGATTCTGTGAGCTCCTGAAGAAAAGAAGGATAGGGGTGCAGTGAACCCAGGGGATCACACACATCAGACAAGTGCTATACTACTTAGTTATATCCCAGCTCTTAAATGAGTTATTTTTTTCGCTGGCACAGAGGCTGCCCTTGAATCTGCTTCTCCATATCTCTTTTAAGTGGTGTGTGAAATTTATTCACACTGAACCCCAAGTTTGCATTTGCaccatttaaataaaatcaatgttGGGTCTGGAGGTCTAATTAGCAGCTATTTGAGAGAAAGGAATCACAGAGTCATGGGTGTCTGTAAGATGATAggcacagccgggcggtggtggctcacgcctttaataccagcactcggggggcagaggcaggcggatctctgtgagttcaaggccagcctggtctacaagaactagttccaagacaggaaccaaaaagctacagagaaaccctgtctcaaaaatccaaaaaaaagaaaaaaagaaaaaaaaaagatgataggcgcatggagagagagggaaggttattttgttttggcAGAGCAGAAGGAAGTTCTCTTTTGGAGATCACAGCTGAAAGAAGGTCAGTGAGctgctactcagcctctctgagctagcacgTTTTCACCCTGGCCTTTGACTCCAGAGTCTCATTGAAAGcagaatgatagagatttaatTAAAAGCTTATTTGTCAGCAATGACATAGCCAGTGCCTGCAGGAACGGTATTCCCACATTGCGGTGGACTGAAGAGGTCGGCTGCTGCCAGAGAAGTGGACCAGAACTGTGGAGCCACATTCGCTGGCTAAAACAGCAGCAGATTAAAGTGCAGCCTCTGtgccaacagaaaaataactcacTTAATGGCTGGGATATCACTCAGTGGTACTGCACTTGTCCGGCgtgtgtgaggccctaggttcactGAACACCTAACCTCCATAAAATAAAAtcgaggggggctggagagatggctcagaggttaagagcattgcctgctcttccaaaggtcctgagttcaattcccagcaaccacatggtggctcacaaccatctgtaatggggtctggtgccctcttctggcctgcaggcatacacacagacagaatattgtatacgtaataaataaataaatatttaaaaaagataaaattgaggAAAACATGAAATACATTTCTCTCAGAGCTGTAGCTGTAGCCATggcatggtgacatatgcctgtaatcctagcatttaggggGTAGAAGCAGGACAATCAGGAGAGTTCAAAGGAGAGCCTCATGTATCCAGTAAATTTGACGCTAAGTGTGGATCACATAAGACCTTCCCTCAAGAGATTAATTCTTTCTGTAGCCACGTTATCCAGATGACTCCTAGTGTTCCTCTAATCAAAGCAAACCCCAACACATACACTACTCCCTAGCCTCAAATGCTTCTGTGTTGGCCGTCTCTAGCTCTTCTCACCCACAAATAAGGTCTTGCTTATCTTTAGCCAAGTGCTCCCATCTCAAGAACACTGGTTCTCTGGAGTCCCGGGCCTCCCTCACTGCTGCCAAGTTCTACGTCCACAGTGCTCCCATCACTCAGCTTCATGAATCACAAGAGTTTCTGAGGTCCGCTATAGCCTCTGTGTCCAACCTCATCTCTGGCCACTCTCACAAACCCTCATGACAATCCTGACCTGTTGTaacaactgatttttttcctttgttcagtGTGGCTGTCAGGGTGCTGCAGCCcacatgtggagctcagaggacaacttacagggtcagttctctccttccaacatgtcGGCTGtgggaatcaaactgaggtcatcaggtgTAGTGGCTGGAAtatttatccactgagctgtctcaccagcccaGACCCAAGGATCTTACCATGAATGTACAGGCTGGTTCAACTATAAAGACACATTAGGTCCTTTTCACCCCAGCCCAGTGACCCCTCAGCTCAGTGCAggtctatctttctttttttttccctccaagacagtgtttctctgtagctctagcATGCCTgtaactcaaagagatccacttgcctctgcctcccgagtgctggggttaaaggtgtgtgccatcaccgccagACTACTAAAGGTCTTACCACAGGCTCTCCCAGCGGAGTCCAGCAGCACACCCTGTACGAGAGCATTGGTGAGGACAGCACCCCCGGCACGCTGAATCAATGGGATGGTATGGAAGGCAATTTCACTGGATCCTCCTCGGGGGTAATACGCTCCTTGTATGTAGTGGTCAACCAGCAGAGCATGCATTGAAAAGGTGGTGTGGCTGGGGGTTACGCCTACagaatgaaaggagagaaaagatgagCAGGCAAGAGTGATCACTTGGCACCATTCTTGGAAGAAGCAGGGCTTCTTGTGAAGGGTCATGTGAGTCCATCCCAGGATCCCATGCTCCTTTTGAGCTTAGTGGGATATAAATACACTCCATGAAAACACTATCCTGCAGACACCAAGGAAGTCACTGACACTGATGGCTAAAGAGAAAACTTGCCCTTGAGCAGTGTGACAGTCTCAACCTCAAAGCTGAAATGGAAAGATCACTCAATCAAAGCCAGACTAGCCTACAgagagttccagcccagcctgaaCAAAGTCAGAACCTGTCTCAGGGGAGAGCGATGTGGAGGAGAAAATgcactggggatgtagctcaattagCAGGGTGCtttcctagcatgcaggaaggcCTGGGTGTGCTCTCCAGCACCACGAACCCAGGCTTAGCAGCACAGAgctctaatcctagcactgggattggaggcagaaggatcaggattCAAAGCTTGCCTGGAAGACCTTGCctccaaaaaaggaagagaaaagaaaaaaggagagaagaagaaaagataaaatggagaagaagaaaaaaatcttttagacAATAGATAAAAAAGAATTTCTACCAGATTTCAGCAGGAGGCAGACTTCTTAGTCCTTATCCACAAACTCCAGCAGGCCTGGGTCTATTCTGGCTTGTCAGCTAGGCAGATGGGGAAGAAAGACCAAAAGTTGTGAGAGCAGCTGAGAAGAGCCTGGGCCAGTGGCACCCACCGTAAGTGGGGAAGATGTAGCTGAGAACGGCCTGGAGCTCAGGGGAAGCCCCGAGCTGCTGCAGGACCTCGGCCAGGCTCTGGGTAGATGCTCGGCAGAAGGGAGAGAAACGAGTCAGCAGCCCGAAATTGTTGAGGAGCTGAGTCAAGGGCAACGGGAGGAACTTCAGTACGATGGCATGAGAGGCTCCACGGGCCACcacctggggaagaaagggtaggGTGAGTCTCTGGAGCCCCGTAGGCTGACACCTCTCCTATAGCTGGCACTAACTGCAGGCCCGGCAATACTTACTCATGTCTGAAGTTTTGaacttaaaaacaatttaagctgggggttggagagatggctcagaggttaagagcactggctgctcttccataggtccttagttcaattcccagcaaccacatggtggctcacaaccatctgtaatgagatctggtgccctcttctggtgtgcaggcatgcatgtaggcagaaaactgtatgcataataaataaataaaaatctttaaaaaaaaattaagctggccgggcggtggtggcgcacgtctttaatcccagcacttgggaggcagaggcaggaggatctctgtgagttcgagaccagcctggtctacaagagctagttcggggacaggctccaaaaccacagagaaaccctgtctcgaaaaaccaaaaaaaaaaaaaaaaaaaaaaattaagctgagcgggcatggtggctcaggcaTGTGATCCCAACAGTTGAgatgctaaggcaggagaattgctatgagttcaagggcaaccagAGCTATACACCGAAGCCAGGACTGTATAGCAAGACTGTCTTCCTCATcgcaacacaacaacaacaacaacaacgacaacaacatgGCCCCagattttctccttcttcctactcaaatgaaaatatatttgtttttccatttcctgcttaaaatattatttttagatatatatatagagagagaatccAATATATCCCAATGACCATGACCTATtaatcctcctgctcctccctcctgagtgctagcattaTACAGTAGaccaccatgctcagtttatGGGGTGCTCAGAAGTAAGTCAGAGTGTCCTACATGCTAATAAGCATGAGCCACAATCCTCAGCCCTCAAATTCCTTCCAAATATCCCAGTCcagaagccaggtgtgatggcatacagccagcagaggcaggtggatctctgtgagttccaggccagccagcactACACTGtgggactctatctcaaaaatcacaaaacaacCAAGAGTCTGGCTCCTCTCAGAGGACATCTGACTTCCTCAAAGCCTGACTCCCCAGGGGTGCCATCTAGAGGCCGGAGTGAGGGCAGCAGCTGAAGAGCCAGGCAGGGCACAGACATATACAAGTGTACACTGCATTCAGGACAGACCTGAccagtccttccttcctgcctccccaccTCAGTTCCTCACATCCAGGTCCTTCACCAATGAAACAGTCAGTCTTGTTGGGAATGAACTGTGGATGCTGATTGGGGTTCATGCTACCTTAACTAGCTCCATGTACTTGTCAATGACAGCTTCTTCCTTGGGGAACTTCTCCTTAAGGCCCTGGATGTACTGTTTCCTCCCACTGTACATGGGGAACTCCTTTCGGCCACTGGGCTTTTCTAGTATCATCAGGTCATAAGGAGAGGCCATGGGAGCCCAGTCCAGCTGCCCTTCAGTGATCTGGTCCAAGATGAAACGGCCAATGTTGCCTTCCCGCATGCGTCCAACATAATGGATTCCTGTTGGGAGGTGGAAAGAAAAGGAGGTACAGATATAAAAGGATAATAGAAATGTGCCAGGTAAGGAAGAGGTTTCCATGCCTGGCCAAGTTCATGCCCAGAGAAGGCTGCCCACCCGTTCTAAAGGAATCTACTAGAACATATACCATCCAATGCCTGCCAGGCCAGACAGAAATGGAGATGCCCAGAAAGAAGTTGGGACCTCCAAAACATACAGGTGACCCCTAATTATCCCATTTTGCATATCCAATATCACCCCATAGTGCCCGTTCCTAGCCTCCCAAAGACAGATCCAAGTTCCCAACCCTTTTCCGCAGAAGCCTTACCAGTGTCAAATTCAAGTCCATTTTTGCCGAAGGTATGACAGCAGCCCCCTGCCTTGGCATGTTGTTCCAGGACAAGGACTCTTTTGCCAGCTTTAGCCAGAATCGCAGCTGAGGCCAGCCCCCCAATGCCACTGCCAATCACCATGGCATCCAGCTTCTCTGGTACTCGGCTGGCTGAGAAtgctggagaagggaggagacagagggtgTGTTTCTCAGACAAgaacagggaggcagagaagtcAGAGAAGCCAGAGGGGACATATCTAGCTTATAGTATGTGAGAACCCTCTAAGGCAACCCTGGCCTGCTGGTGCATACTgggattccagcacttggaaggtgggttaggagttcaaggtcatcttcagtttTACAGATGACctgcaggacagcctgggctcattagacccagtctcaaaacaggACAGAAAGCGAGACAGACCCATCTAGGGCACTTTAGCAGAGAACTCTTGATTAATATGGCTTGAAACATTTTACCAGGGAATACTCAGGACCAGGAAGGTTAAACAGTGATGAGATGGGTCTTAATCTCTACTACGCATCTGGGGAGTTTCATATTTTTCAGAGAAAGTAGGAAGCAGCTGACTACCAGAAAGAGGGCAAGAGCACAGGCGTTGTTATCTAAGTGCAGACATTTCTGTGAATGcgaacacagaaagaaaagaactcgGGGAGGGAGGAGCCTGTGCTGGGGGCTCTGGGAACTGGGCTTCTTTGGAAGAGGCAGAGTCTGTGAATGCCAACGGAGCTGGGGCAGGCAGGGCTGCTCAGAGCTGTTACTCTGAGAATCACAGCACCAACCTGACACAGACCACTGGTGTGGCAGTCACCTGACAGAACCAACCTAGAAAGCTCTTCCAACACAAGACCTGAGTTTgttgtttctcctgctctcttccttcatttcccctTTCGTTCTTTCCTTTCCGGGATTCATTGATGTGGGTtgtctggagacagggtttcactgtgtagccctaaagggcctgaactccctgtgtagagatccacctgcctttcctccccagcATGGGGAGTAATGTGCCACTAGGTCCAGACATCTGTTCATTAAAATCCCTGCCCAGGGCAGATGTGGAGCGC belongs to Microtus pennsylvanicus isolate mMicPen1 chromosome 8, mMicPen1.hap1, whole genome shotgun sequence and includes:
- the LOC142856393 gene encoding all-trans-retinol 13,14-reductase-like, whose protein sequence is MWLTALLLAVLLLALMLLAGLRRVYLGLFGGDSPNPFSEDVKRPPEPLVTDKEARKKVLKQAFSASRVPEKLDAMVIGSGIGGLASAAILAKAGKRVLVLEQHAKAGGCCHTFGKNGLEFDTGIHYVGRMREGNIGRFILDQITEGQLDWAPMASPYDLMILEKPSGRKEFPMYSGRKQYIQGLKEKFPKEEAVIDKYMELVKVVARGASHAIVLKFLPLPLTQLLNNFGLLTRFSPFCRASTQSLAEVLQQLGASPELQAVLSYIFPTYGVTPSHTTFSMHALLVDHYIQGAYYPRGGSSEIAFHTIPLIQRAGGAVLTNALVQGVLLDSAGRACGVSVKKGHELVNIYCPVVISNAGVFNTYQHLVPESVRCLPDVKKQLAMIRPGMSMLSVFICLRGTKEDLKLQSTNYYVYFDTDMDKAMERYVSMPKEKAPEHIPLLFIAFPSTKDPTWEDRFPDRSSMTVLVPTAFEWFEEWQEEPKGKRGSDYETLKNAFMEASMSVVMKLFPQLEGKVDSVIGGSPLTNQYYLAAPRGAPYGADHDLARLHPYTMASLRAQTPIPNLYLTGQDIFTCGLVGALQGALLCSSAILKRNLYSDLQALGSKVQAQQKKKMKSSLKEHSNQRRTKRYHCTSKMSHPPAC